A genome region from Methanobacterium subterraneum includes the following:
- a CDS encoding AAA family ATPase: MTSDRKGESALGRGLDALIRKEKPNKTETPDVKKTTTSEKKSSKKSQVKSSSKTKASSKERKSRKTREDPNKIIVDVVILEVRKNPRISLWSARSAAVLRFLKNTKPAFSISKEASALIEEAVQQKYPEIWEMFEKEDF; this comes from the coding sequence ATGACCTCGGATAGAAAGGGTGAGAGTGCATTGGGGAGGGGATTGGATGCCCTGATCCGTAAAGAAAAACCTAATAAAACGGAAACACCGGATGTTAAAAAAACAACAACCTCAGAAAAGAAATCCTCCAAAAAATCCCAAGTCAAGAGTTCCTCTAAAACTAAAGCCTCTTCTAAAGAGAGAAAAAGTAGGAAAACCAGGGAAGATCCAAATAAAATAATTGTTGATGTAGTGATTCTGGAGGTTCGTAAAAATCCCCGCATATCATTATGGTCTGCTAGGTCTGCGGCGGTTTTAAGGTTTTTAAAAAATACCAAACCGGCATTCAGTATTAGTAAAGAGGCATCGGCCCTCATTGAGGAGGCAGTTCAACAGAAATATCCTGAGATATGGGAAATGTTTGAAAAGGAAGATTTTTAG
- a CDS encoding oligosaccharide repeat unit polymerase family protein: MKFKSIDLFSPYILVAIIVIYTALAAIAYQEHLRNLQWISTTTWIYVLMGTLFFIAGVFAPKFLYNHSEKLKSLLSSPGVTEKNSEPWYNKIRVMLDERVVLAAVLIGILLQIINLYLLGGIPILSGYLKFKATTDLWRFAYPIFLPAITILLAKYPRKWYYLLFIIGLGVFAINGYRTTTMAILISGFITLYYTRKMKTSHILIAILLIGLVGVAAGYIAVMSIQWQQWSLNPLQLVAYRAGFTMMVFDKIVHMAGATGGDLFQQALSTGHPRVTVSQVVLNYPVSGSTPTTSITSTIFGPAVLDFGFYAMIIQMFVIGAVLRIIYASQIKANGALTAFYAIVLTHTMIWVETGPTDSVVYLFYLLALVAVVLYATQLMKNPSTS, translated from the coding sequence ATGAAGTTTAAAAGTATTGATCTTTTTTCACCCTACATCCTGGTGGCAATCATAGTTATCTACACAGCACTGGCGGCAATAGCCTACCAGGAACACCTGAGGAACCTTCAGTGGATATCCACCACCACATGGATCTACGTTTTAATGGGAACCCTCTTCTTCATTGCCGGAGTTTTCGCACCTAAGTTCTTATATAACCATAGTGAGAAACTCAAATCCCTCTTAAGTAGTCCTGGTGTCACTGAAAAGAATTCAGAACCCTGGTACAATAAAATCCGAGTCATGCTGGATGAACGGGTGGTACTGGCTGCAGTGCTCATTGGAATACTACTACAAATCATTAACCTCTACCTCCTGGGGGGCATTCCCATCCTGAGCGGATATTTGAAGTTCAAGGCCACCACTGATTTATGGCGTTTTGCATACCCCATATTCCTGCCAGCCATCACCATTCTCCTGGCAAAATACCCTCGTAAATGGTATTATCTCCTGTTCATCATAGGGCTGGGAGTCTTTGCCATTAACGGTTACCGGACCACTACCATGGCCATACTCATCAGTGGATTCATAACTCTGTACTACACTCGGAAGATGAAAACCAGCCACATACTGATTGCCATTCTTTTAATCGGTTTAGTGGGGGTAGCAGCCGGTTACATAGCGGTGATGTCCATCCAATGGCAGCAATGGTCATTAAACCCATTACAGCTAGTTGCTTACCGGGCGGGATTCACTATGATGGTCTTTGACAAGATCGTGCACATGGCGGGAGCCACCGGAGGGGACCTGTTCCAGCAGGCACTATCCACCGGACACCCTCGGGTCACTGTGAGTCAAGTAGTTCTAAACTACCCGGTATCTGGTAGCACACCCACCACCAGTATCACCTCCACCATCTTCGGACCAGCAGTACTGGATTTTGGATTCTACGCCATGATCATTCAGATGTTCGTAATAGGGGCAGTGTTGAGGATAATTTACGCATCCCAAATTAAGGCTAACGGGGCCCTAACTGCATTTTATGCCATTGTGCTGACTCATACCATGATTTGGGTAGAAACCGGCCCTACTGATAGTGTGGTTTACCTGTTTTACCTGCTGGCACTTGTTGCCGTGGTTTTATACGCAACTCAACTAATGAAAAATCCAAGTACCAGTTAA
- the cfbB gene encoding Ni-sirohydrochlorin a,c-diamide synthase, with amino-acid sequence MRIVLAGTGSAVGKTTISTGIMKALSWEQKVQPFKVGPDYIDPTYHTLATGNVSRNLDSFFMNHGQIREAFERGLGISNSRMGVIEGVRGLYEGISPTGDVGNTASIAKALNAPVILILNSRSLVKSAAAIVIGFKTLDPTIKIEGVILNLVKNRKHYLKTKEAVEKLADTPVIGGIPRDDAISVEQRHLGLVPAVERENIKRNIEDWGRVMEENIDLDALITIMKGAGSLPGGREPLFQQKSARKVKMGIARDEVFTFYYQDNLEALEANQAELVYFSPLHDEELPDVDGIYIGGGYPEVFARELEANQSMCSSVKKFHHEGRPIYAECGGLMYLTRSINQHRMCDVFGYNSSMTKKPQALSYVIARASRDNIIIPEGETFHGHEFHYSKLELEGQQPEFAFDILRGRGVVDSMDGLISKNTLASYVHTHVAACPTFASRLVRAAAGDY; translated from the coding sequence ATGAGAATTGTACTGGCAGGAACTGGAAGTGCAGTGGGGAAGACCACCATCTCCACTGGAATAATGAAAGCCCTATCCTGGGAACAGAAGGTTCAACCATTCAAAGTTGGCCCGGATTACATTGATCCCACCTATCACACCCTAGCCACTGGAAATGTTAGCCGAAACCTGGACTCATTTTTCATGAATCATGGTCAGATCCGTGAGGCATTTGAAAGGGGATTAGGTATCTCAAATTCTAGAATGGGAGTTATAGAGGGTGTCAGAGGACTCTATGAGGGGATAAGTCCCACTGGAGACGTGGGAAACACAGCATCAATTGCCAAAGCACTGAACGCACCGGTTATCCTTATTTTAAATTCACGTAGCCTGGTTAAAAGCGCAGCAGCAATTGTTATAGGGTTTAAAACACTGGATCCCACCATCAAAATCGAAGGGGTTATTCTCAATCTGGTTAAAAACCGGAAACACTATCTCAAAACCAAGGAAGCAGTGGAAAAACTGGCAGATACTCCAGTGATTGGTGGAATCCCTCGAGATGATGCCATCAGTGTGGAACAACGCCACCTGGGACTGGTGCCCGCGGTGGAAAGGGAAAACATCAAGCGGAACATTGAAGACTGGGGACGGGTCATGGAGGAGAACATTGACCTGGATGCACTGATCACCATAATGAAGGGAGCTGGAAGTTTGCCTGGAGGTCGTGAACCACTTTTCCAGCAGAAAAGCGCCCGGAAGGTTAAAATGGGCATTGCCCGGGATGAAGTGTTCACTTTTTATTACCAGGATAACCTGGAGGCACTGGAAGCCAACCAAGCAGAACTGGTATATTTCAGCCCTTTGCATGATGAGGAACTTCCGGATGTGGATGGAATCTACATTGGTGGAGGTTATCCCGAGGTCTTTGCCCGGGAGCTGGAAGCCAACCAGTCCATGTGTAGTTCAGTAAAAAAATTCCACCATGAGGGGCGACCCATCTATGCTGAGTGCGGAGGATTGATGTACCTCACCCGTTCCATAAACCAGCACAGAATGTGTGATGTCTTCGGCTACAATTCCAGTATGACCAAAAAGCCACAAGCCTTGAGTTACGTTATTGCTCGAGCTTCCCGTGATAACATCATCATTCCTGAGGGAGAAACCTTCCATGGGCATGAATTCCACTACTCCAAACTGGAACTGGAGGGTCAACAACCAGAATTTGCCTTTGATATTCTGAGAGGTCGGGGGGTGGTTGATTCCATGGATGGGCTGATAAGTAAGAACACTCTGGCCAGTTACGTGCACACACATGTGGCAGCATGTCCCACCTTTGCCAGTCGACTGGTAAGGGCTGCAGCAGGAGATTATTAG
- a CDS encoding HD domain-containing protein — translation MIENIIERFSKAASMQRWNDHIRPVEFTELDKQAHKMVIAYVIARFEEDRMGAGSVDWISLIEGGIFEFLHRTVLTDIKPPVFHRMMKEKGEELNKHVFHRLESDMEGLDQGFQDRFRNYYRESPSTMERRILRAAHYLATQWEFKIIYHTAPFIYGIEKTKENIENQIEDHYDLIGVQKILLGKKSFGFIDLCGQLRFQKRWAHIPRIPETSVLGHMFIVAATSYLCTMEMGADSCSKRFYNNFYAGLFHDLPEVLTKDIISPVKGSVEGLKEIIKDYEDFQMKEELLPLLPRPWHGDMKYFSESEFENKIMDKQEVILGVSFQDLNQKYNRDEFSPLDGELLHAADRLAAFIEAKLSLDHGIKSVELEEAAENIYSDYVGRKISGIDFGRIFNYFR, via the coding sequence ATGATCGAAAACATCATAGAACGTTTCTCTAAGGCAGCCAGCATGCAACGCTGGAATGATCATATCCGTCCTGTGGAATTTACAGAACTGGATAAACAGGCTCATAAGATGGTAATTGCCTACGTGATCGCCCGGTTCGAGGAAGACCGAATGGGCGCGGGTAGTGTGGACTGGATATCCCTCATTGAAGGGGGCATATTTGAATTTCTTCACCGGACGGTTTTAACTGATATTAAACCTCCAGTTTTTCATCGTATGATGAAGGAAAAGGGTGAAGAGCTTAATAAACATGTATTCCATAGGCTGGAAAGTGATATGGAAGGTCTGGATCAGGGCTTTCAGGACCGATTCCGAAATTACTACCGAGAAAGTCCCAGTACCATGGAAAGACGTATACTGCGAGCAGCTCATTATCTGGCCACCCAATGGGAGTTTAAGATCATCTACCACACCGCACCATTTATCTACGGTATTGAGAAAACCAAAGAAAACATTGAAAACCAGATCGAGGATCACTATGACTTAATAGGTGTGCAGAAGATCCTCCTGGGTAAGAAATCCTTCGGGTTCATTGACCTCTGTGGTCAGCTACGTTTCCAGAAACGATGGGCACACATTCCCCGCATACCAGAAACCTCGGTACTGGGGCACATGTTCATAGTTGCAGCCACCAGCTACCTGTGCACCATGGAAATGGGGGCCGATTCCTGCTCTAAACGTTTCTATAATAATTTCTACGCCGGATTATTCCATGATCTCCCTGAAGTCCTGACCAAGGACATAATATCACCAGTTAAAGGTTCGGTGGAGGGACTTAAGGAGATCATCAAGGATTATGAGGACTTCCAGATGAAAGAAGAACTACTCCCCCTACTACCCCGCCCATGGCATGGGGATATGAAGTACTTTTCAGAATCAGAATTTGAAAACAAGATAATGGACAAGCAGGAAGTTATATTGGGTGTAAGCTTCCAGGATCTTAACCAAAAGTACAACCGGGATGAATTTTCTCCCCTGGATGGAGAATTATTACATGCTGCCGATCGCCTGGCAGCATTCATCGAAGCTAAACTCTCCCTGGATCATGGAATAAAATCTGTTGAACTGGAAGAAGCCGCAGAAAACATATACTCCGATTATGTGGGGCGCAAAATATCTGGTATTGATTTTGGAAGGATATTCAATTACTTCCGATAA
- a CDS encoding radical SAM protein, with the protein MDIDKLRILGEASQYDLCNYVSLNQENFTSPNLPGIYHARTQSGCQVPLFKVLMSNHCTSDCNYCINHCHNRFDRIEFSPEELISVFLHYYQNHFAEGLFLSSGLPGDADVAMENMVEVARKLRLEYEYQGYIHLKVIPGASYDMIKRAMNLADRVSVNLESATSSGFQELTTTKDYHNDVLRRMKWIGRLKKRHHDLAPSGQSTQLIVGANHETDQDILKRAKWLHKHLNINLSYLSPFEPIDKTPLAGHTKPEEKRTPRLYQAQFLLNSYGFSLDEMVLDDEGFLFLDDDPKLLWAKAHPDMFPLEVNEASYKELLRVPGIGKKSAQRIMDARRNGKTFRKLDEIKKLGVVTKRAEPFIQMNHARQTTLSF; encoded by the coding sequence ATGGATATTGACAAACTACGTATTCTGGGTGAAGCCTCTCAATATGACCTCTGCAACTATGTAAGTCTTAATCAAGAGAATTTCACCTCACCAAACCTGCCAGGGATTTACCACGCTCGCACCCAAAGTGGATGCCAGGTGCCCTTATTTAAGGTTCTGATGAGCAATCACTGTACCAGTGACTGTAACTATTGCATCAACCATTGTCATAACCGTTTTGATAGAATTGAATTTTCACCGGAAGAGTTAATTTCAGTTTTCTTACATTATTACCAGAATCATTTTGCTGAAGGTCTTTTTCTAAGTTCAGGGCTGCCTGGGGATGCAGATGTAGCCATGGAAAATATGGTGGAAGTGGCCCGTAAGTTACGTCTGGAGTACGAGTACCAGGGTTACATACACCTCAAGGTGATTCCCGGTGCATCATATGACATGATTAAAAGGGCCATGAACCTGGCAGACCGGGTGAGTGTGAACCTGGAATCAGCCACTTCTTCGGGTTTCCAGGAGCTCACCACCACCAAAGACTATCACAACGATGTTCTGCGGAGGATGAAATGGATTGGACGTCTTAAAAAACGCCACCATGACCTGGCACCTTCCGGTCAGAGCACCCAGTTAATTGTGGGGGCCAACCACGAAACAGACCAGGATATACTTAAACGGGCTAAATGGCTCCATAAACATTTAAATATTAATTTAAGTTATCTTAGCCCCTTCGAACCAATTGATAAAACTCCACTAGCAGGTCATACCAAACCTGAAGAAAAACGAACCCCCCGACTTTACCAGGCCCAATTTCTTCTGAATTCCTATGGTTTTTCACTGGATGAAATGGTTCTGGATGATGAGGGTTTCCTATTCCTGGATGATGATCCCAAATTGCTCTGGGCAAAAGCTCATCCAGATATGTTCCCCCTGGAGGTGAATGAAGCCAGCTACAAAGAGTTACTGCGTGTTCCCGGAATCGGGAAAAAATCTGCTCAACGGATCATGGACGCCCGTAGAAATGGCAAAACATTCCGTAAACTGGACGAAATTAAGAAACTGGGTGTGGTGACCAAACGAGCCGAACCATTCATTCAGATGAACCATGCCCGGCAGACCACACTTTCATTTTGA
- a CDS encoding ParA family protein has product MAEVISILNQKGGCGKTTTAVNLSAALALLGKKVLVIDMDPQANATTAFGVEKNEENSVYRVLTGEQTLGEAIVPTEISGLDLLPSHISLSGAEIELSKDIGFPFILKESMDGILDEYDYVLLDVPPSLGILTINSLVAADSVIIPIQAEFYALEGMADLLDAMNLVESRLNSPSPIKGILITLYDSRTRLGRDVYQNVKQYFGETEFIFKTTIPRNVKLAEAPSHGKPCIIYDEECIGTEAYNDLAKELLSLIEADLEDNK; this is encoded by the coding sequence ATGGCTGAAGTAATATCAATACTAAATCAAAAGGGGGGTTGCGGTAAAACCACCACCGCAGTAAACCTTTCTGCAGCATTAGCACTGTTAGGAAAGAAAGTTCTGGTAATTGACATGGACCCCCAGGCCAATGCCACCACCGCATTTGGAGTGGAGAAAAATGAGGAAAATTCGGTTTACAGGGTCCTAACTGGGGAACAAACACTGGGTGAAGCCATTGTGCCCACCGAAATTTCCGGACTGGATCTCCTACCCAGTCACATATCCCTGAGTGGGGCTGAAATAGAACTCAGTAAAGATATTGGATTCCCATTCATATTAAAAGAATCAATGGATGGCATTCTGGATGAATATGACTATGTCCTGCTGGACGTTCCTCCTTCTCTGGGCATACTGACCATCAACTCTCTGGTGGCTGCAGATAGTGTTATCATACCCATCCAGGCGGAGTTCTATGCACTGGAGGGAATGGCTGATCTATTGGATGCCATGAACCTGGTGGAAAGTCGTTTGAACAGTCCTTCACCAATAAAGGGAATACTGATAACTCTCTATGATTCACGTACCCGGCTGGGTAGGGATGTTTACCAGAATGTTAAACAGTACTTTGGTGAAACTGAGTTCATTTTCAAAACCACCATTCCCCGTAACGTGAAACTTGCTGAAGCTCCCAGCCATGGAAAACCATGTATCATCTACGATGAGGAATGCATAGGAACTGAAGCTTACAATGATCTTGCCAAGGAATTATTATCATTGATTGAAGCTGATCTGGAGGATAACAAATGA
- a CDS encoding threonine--tRNA ligase has product MRILLIHSDHLKYQTKSKTRIAEEISDEKQKGQFENALVVFTAVEKEDEANPAAIVENAVKEIMDVSGKVKAENIVIYPYAHLSSSLGAPDAAKNILSRMESELLTRDLPVSRVPFGWYKSFEVSCKGHPLSELSRSITTETAEEEKEEPEGEESKFYILKDGELLKTGDYSYPNADLKKLVDYELGRGESTGEEPPHVKLMREKKLADYEPSADVGHLRWYPKGRLIRDLLSDYVYTLVTDRGAMPVETPIMYDLADEAIRVHAEKFGERQYRLGGGKKDLMLRFAACFGAFRILADSFLTWKNLPVGIYELSTYSFRLEKKGEVVGLKRLRGFTMPDLHTVCADLKQSLGEFEGQIEMCKRTGEDLDVNYEVIFRATADFMEENREWIDKAAAMIGKPVLMEILPERKHYWICKMDFAAIDALGRPIENPTIQIDVESGERFGISYIDSEEKEHHPLILHCSPTGSIERVICSLLEKSALDMKEKVPMLPVWLAPTQVRVIPIAERHTEYAHKLAQEIKDAHIRVDVDDRPETVGKKIRNAGGEWAPYVIVIGDREMEEGSELTVNVRETGQKVSMGLQELIDVIQLVTKGMPFRPLPLPMDISRRVNF; this is encoded by the coding sequence ATGCGCATACTTTTGATTCATTCTGATCATTTAAAGTACCAAACAAAATCCAAAACACGAATAGCAGAGGAAATAAGCGATGAAAAGCAGAAAGGCCAGTTTGAAAATGCACTGGTTGTTTTCACAGCCGTAGAAAAGGAAGATGAGGCAAACCCTGCAGCAATAGTGGAAAACGCTGTGAAGGAAATAATGGACGTATCTGGGAAAGTAAAAGCTGAAAACATTGTAATTTATCCCTACGCTCATTTAAGCTCATCTTTAGGAGCTCCTGATGCAGCTAAAAATATTCTCTCCCGGATGGAGTCCGAACTTCTAACTCGTGATTTACCAGTGAGCAGGGTTCCCTTTGGATGGTACAAATCATTCGAAGTCTCCTGCAAAGGACACCCCCTATCAGAACTTTCCAGGAGCATAACTACCGAAACTGCTGAAGAAGAAAAAGAAGAACCGGAAGGGGAAGAATCTAAATTTTACATACTAAAAGACGGTGAACTGCTGAAGACCGGGGATTACAGTTATCCGAATGCAGACCTTAAGAAACTGGTGGACTATGAACTGGGACGGGGAGAATCCACTGGTGAGGAACCACCACACGTGAAACTCATGCGTGAGAAGAAACTGGCAGATTACGAGCCATCCGCTGATGTAGGACACCTCCGATGGTACCCTAAAGGCCGACTTATCCGTGATCTTTTATCGGACTACGTGTACACCCTGGTAACAGACCGGGGTGCCATGCCAGTGGAAACACCCATCATGTACGACCTGGCAGATGAAGCCATCCGTGTGCACGCTGAAAAATTCGGAGAACGCCAGTACCGGTTGGGAGGGGGTAAAAAAGACCTCATGCTCAGATTTGCGGCCTGTTTCGGCGCATTCAGAATTCTAGCAGACTCATTCTTAACCTGGAAGAACCTTCCAGTGGGTATTTACGAACTTTCAACCTACAGTTTCCGTCTGGAGAAAAAGGGGGAAGTGGTGGGATTAAAAAGGCTCCGTGGATTCACCATGCCGGATTTACACACGGTCTGCGCCGACCTAAAACAGTCCCTGGGGGAATTTGAAGGCCAGATCGAAATGTGTAAAAGGACTGGTGAAGACCTGGATGTGAATTATGAGGTTATATTCCGGGCCACTGCCGATTTCATGGAAGAAAACAGGGAATGGATTGACAAAGCAGCAGCCATGATTGGCAAACCCGTGCTGATGGAGATCCTACCGGAACGTAAACATTACTGGATATGTAAAATGGACTTCGCAGCCATTGATGCCCTGGGGCGGCCAATTGAAAATCCTACCATTCAGATCGACGTGGAAAGTGGGGAAAGATTCGGAATATCCTACATAGACTCTGAAGAGAAGGAACACCACCCACTCATCTTACACTGCAGCCCCACTGGAAGTATTGAACGGGTTATATGCAGTTTACTTGAAAAATCAGCTCTGGACATGAAGGAAAAAGTCCCCATGCTACCAGTGTGGCTGGCACCCACCCAGGTAAGGGTTATACCCATAGCCGAAAGACACACTGAATATGCTCATAAACTGGCCCAGGAAATCAAAGATGCTCATATACGGGTGGATGTTGATGACCGGCCCGAAACAGTGGGTAAAAAGATCCGGAACGCCGGAGGAGAATGGGCCCCTTACGTCATTGTGATTGGGGATCGTGAGATGGAAGAAGGCAGTGAACTAACGGTTAATGTCCGGGAAACCGGTCAGAAAGTATCCATGGGTCTTCAGGAACTCATCGATGTTATACAATTGGTAACCAAGGGAATGCCCTTCAGGCCTCTACCTCTGCCAATGGACATTTCCAGAAGGGTTAATTTCTAA
- a CDS encoding transposase, whose product MKSENLVPKLFVPDEEKAMDFLRHVRWSSGVYCPVCKSFEVYNRGVQGKSRRYSCNSCGLNFSDLTGTVFANKKLPVGEIFYIIMNLDKKSVQRLSDELGHKWDSVYRVAHEFRESLMDKSTDPVLKGDVEIDEMYQSAGEKGLKKLSKD is encoded by the coding sequence ATGAAATCCGAAAATTTAGTTCCAAAATTGTTTGTTCCAGATGAAGAAAAGGCCATGGATTTTTTACGACATGTGAGGTGGTCTAGTGGAGTTTATTGTCCGGTGTGCAAATCTTTTGAAGTTTATAATCGGGGTGTTCAGGGTAAATCACGGCGCTATTCTTGCAATAGTTGTGGATTGAATTTTAGTGACCTTACTGGAACGGTATTTGCCAATAAAAAGCTTCCTGTGGGTGAGATATTTTATATCATTATGAATTTGGATAAAAAAAGTGTTCAAAGGCTTTCAGATGAGTTAGGTCATAAGTGGGACAGTGTTTATCGTGTAGCGCATGAATTTAGAGAAAGTTTGATGGATAAATCCACGGATCCTGTTTTGAAGGGTGATGTGGAAATAGATGAGATGTATCAATCTGCAGGTGAAAAGGGTTTAAAAAAACTATCCAAGGACTAG
- a CDS encoding F420-dependent methylenetetrahydromethanopterin dehydrogenase, translating into MVVKIGVIKCGNIGTSPVLDLVLDERADRPNIDVRGVSSGAKMNPEQIEEVVPKIMDFDPDFVIFISPNPGAPGPAKARELLSGMDVPALIIGDAPGMGKREEMDEQELGYIVVLGDPMIGARREFLDPTEMASFNADVIKVLAATGAYRVVQETIDGMIAAAEAGEAIELPKVVIDAAKATETAGFASPYAKAKAMAAYEMAAKVGDIDLKGCFMVKEMEKYVPIVASAHELIATAAKLATEAREIEKANDTVLRKPHGPQGQTLSKTVLVSKPE; encoded by the coding sequence ATGGTTGTAAAAATAGGAGTTATTAAATGCGGTAATATCGGTACCTCTCCCGTCCTTGACTTAGTCTTAGACGAGAGGGCCGACAGACCTAACATAGATGTAAGAGGAGTCAGTTCCGGAGCAAAGATGAACCCAGAACAGATCGAAGAAGTCGTACCAAAAATAATGGATTTCGACCCTGATTTTGTTATATTCATCAGCCCAAACCCTGGTGCTCCTGGACCAGCTAAAGCCCGAGAACTATTATCCGGAATGGACGTCCCAGCACTAATCATTGGTGATGCTCCTGGAATGGGTAAAAGGGAAGAAATGGATGAACAGGAACTAGGATACATCGTAGTCCTGGGCGACCCAATGATCGGAGCTCGAAGAGAATTCCTAGACCCAACTGAAATGGCCTCATTCAACGCTGATGTAATAAAAGTACTGGCCGCTACCGGAGCTTACCGGGTGGTACAGGAAACCATCGATGGAATGATCGCCGCTGCTGAAGCAGGAGAAGCAATCGAACTACCAAAAGTAGTTATTGACGCTGCTAAAGCTACTGAAACCGCTGGATTTGCCAGCCCATACGCCAAAGCAAAAGCAATGGCTGCCTATGAAATGGCTGCTAAAGTAGGTGACATCGACCTCAAAGGCTGCTTCATGGTTAAAGAAATGGAAAAATACGTACCTATCGTGGCTTCCGCACACGAACTCATCGCCACAGCTGCTAAACTAGCAACTGAAGCTCGTGAAATCGAAAAAGCTAACGACACTGTTCTCCGTAAACCACACGGTCCTCAGGGTCAGACTCTGTCCAAAACCGTGTTAGTTTCCAAACCAGAATAA
- a CDS encoding M24 family metallopeptidase, whose protein sequence is MMEKVPLSELNSRMKAFKNQMDSSTPEWDMAVIFSNINLYYFTGTMQDGMLMISRDEDPTFWVRRSYQRARDESLFPVIKPMNSFRDARKDIGTLPDTIYLETEVMPLALYQRFVKHFPFKEFKPVDLHVAAVRAVKSEYELSLMRKSGKIHQHVLEDLVPDMLLEGMSEAQLATELFKVLVDEGHHGLTRFGMFDTEIVVGHVGFGESSLYPTYFDGASGTLGLSPAAPVLGNRNRKLTKGDLVFVDVGCGVDGYNTDKTMTYMYGSPLPPHALEAHQKCVEIQNEIAGMLKPGEIPSQIYHQVMDNLNDEFLENFMGFGPRKVKFLGHAIGLLIDELPVIAERFDEPLQEGMVFAIEPKKGIKDVGMVGIENTFIVTPNGGECITGNNPGMIPVY, encoded by the coding sequence ATGATGGAAAAAGTCCCTTTATCTGAATTAAATAGCCGAATGAAAGCATTTAAAAATCAGATGGATTCCTCAACTCCAGAATGGGACATGGCAGTTATTTTCAGTAATATTAACCTCTATTATTTCACTGGGACCATGCAGGATGGTATGTTAATGATTTCCAGGGATGAGGATCCCACCTTCTGGGTCAGACGTAGCTACCAGCGGGCCCGGGATGAATCATTATTCCCAGTTATTAAACCGATGAATAGTTTCCGGGATGCCCGCAAGGATATTGGAACTCTTCCGGATACCATATACTTGGAAACTGAAGTGATGCCCCTGGCTTTGTACCAGCGTTTTGTTAAACACTTCCCCTTTAAAGAATTCAAACCAGTTGATTTACATGTGGCTGCAGTCAGGGCAGTTAAAAGTGAATATGAACTGTCTCTTATGAGAAAGTCTGGTAAGATCCATCAACACGTCCTGGAAGATCTGGTGCCGGACATGTTACTGGAAGGGATGAGTGAAGCCCAGCTGGCAACAGAGCTTTTTAAAGTCCTGGTGGATGAAGGCCATCATGGATTAACCCGTTTCGGAATGTTCGACACTGAAATCGTGGTGGGACATGTTGGTTTCGGTGAAAGCAGTCTTTACCCCACATATTTTGACGGGGCCAGTGGAACACTTGGTTTAAGTCCGGCAGCACCAGTCCTGGGAAACCGAAACCGAAAGCTGACAAAGGGTGACCTGGTATTTGTGGATGTTGGCTGCGGAGTTGATGGATACAACACTGATAAGACCATGACCTACATGTATGGCAGTCCCTTACCCCCACATGCACTGGAAGCACACCAAAAGTGTGTGGAAATACAGAATGAAATAGCAGGGATGCTGAAACCAGGTGAAATACCCTCACAGATTTACCACCAAGTAATGGATAACCTTAACGATGAGTTTTTGGAAAACTTCATGGGGTTTGGTCCCCGTAAAGTGAAGTTCTTGGGCCACGCCATTGGTTTATTAATTGATGAGCTTCCGGTGATCGCCGAAAGATTTGACGAACCCCTCCAGGAAGGAATGGTATTTGCCATAGAGCCCAAAAAAGGAATTAAAGATGTGGGAATGGTTGGAATTGAAAACACCTTCATTGTAACCCCCAACGGGGGAGAATGCATAACCGGCAATAATCCAGGCATGATCCCGGTTTATTAG